Part of the Devosia sp. SL43 genome, TGGTGGGCGTAGACTGACCTAAAATCGACCACAACCTATCACTTGCCATTCGATGTATCGCCGCACTCATGCCGAATGGGTGGACATGATGCGAAGCGCAATCGACCCAGATTGAGACCAAGAAAAAGGGCCGGTGTTTCCACCAGCCCTTTTGCATTTTGTCGAGGGTCTGTCGCTTACGCGGCAGCTTCCTCGTCGCCTTCGGCTTCGGCCGCATCGGCCTTGGTGCGCTTGGGCGACTTGGCCAGGTTCTTTTCGATCAGCTGCACGGCTTCGGTCAGCGTCAGGCGATTGACGGCACCGATTTCGCGGCTCATGCGATCCATTGCCTGCTCGAACAGCTGGCGTTCCGAATAGGACTGCTCGGGCTGCTCTTCGGAGCGATAAAGATCGCGCACGACTTCGGAAATGGCGATCAGATCGCCCGAATTGATCTTGGCTTCATATTCCTGGGCGCGACGCGACCACATGGTGCGCTTGACGCGGGCGCGACCGGTCACGGTGGTCAGCGCCTGGGTGACCATATCCTCTTCGGCCAGCTTGCGCATACCGACGGACTTGATCTTGGCGACAGGAACGCGCAGGGTCAGCTTGTCCTGCTCGAAACTGATGACGAACAACTCAAGGGTCAGGCCGGCGACTTCTTGTTCTTCGATGGACACGATCACGCCGACGCCATGCGCCGGATAGACGACGTATTCACCGGTCTTGAACCCAAGCCGTGTCTGTACCTTCTTGGCTACCATATTCATGGAACTCCTTGTTGACGCCCCAAATGGACAGTTCCCTGCGGGAAGGACCGTCCATTCCTACTCTCTACTGGCGTCCGAACGGGACGCCGCGCACAGAAAACCCCACGGGCTTCCGGGTCCGCTTTCCCCGGAGCTCATGCATCCAATGATGTTGTCAAAAAAATCGTGCCTTAAGGCACGGGCTGGGTGACGGGCTCAACTGCATTATTGGCACCATAGCACAAAAATTCAGCAAAATCAAAAGCTACGAATCAACTCGGGTTTTGGCGGCTGCCACAGCCGATTCCGCGTGACGAGCCCATATTGGCAACCGGGTTCGGGTCGGAATGCCGCACCGATCATTGATGGCCCGACCTACTCCGGCAGCGCAAATTCCAGCAGCAGGCTGCGCTGCCAGTCGTTGAAATTGTTGTCCGAACCGATGACGATGCGGGTCTCACCGTTGGGCGCAGTGTGGACCAGTAGCGATTCCATGTTGTCGATGCTGCTGCCGCTGGCCGACAGCAGCAGTTCACCGGTCATCAGGGCGCCGGGACGGACGTCGGCGGCGGGGACGCGGCGCAGAGCCATGGTGAAGGTCAGCATGGACACGCCGCGCTCCAATACCAGCAGGTCGCCATTGGGCAGGAAGGCGCAGTCGGTGGGATTGACCACGGGGCTTGCGGCATAGGCCATGGGGCCGGTGTCGTTCTGGCCGAGCAGCCAGCCCTGGTGATTGCCGTCGCCGTCACGATCTTCTTCGGTGATCAGCAGCGTCGAGCCCGCAATCGGCGAGGCCGGCGGCGCGATGCAGAGCGATTCCAGCGATTCGTTGGTGCGGAGGTCCGTCAGCCAGTCGGGAATGGGCACTTCCCGCGCCGCGCCACCCGGCTTGCCGTCGGTCAGGGTAAAGTCGGCGACGCGGGTCAGGTGTTCGAAGGCGACACGCACCGCGATCGGAGCGCCGTCGCGATAGACTGTATCGACGCTTTCGGCATCCTTGGCATACTGCCGGGGCAGCGGCGCGCCCTTTGAATTCTGCATCGGCTCGATGGTGACACCGATAAAGCCGAAGAGCCGCGCGGCGTCGTCATAGGCCAGTTGCCCGGCGATGAAGTTGCCGCGATCGCTGACGAAGCTCACCTGCTGGGTCGAGCCAGTGGTGGCGAGGCCCGAGAGGCCACCAAACGTATCGTCCTGCGCCACCATGGAGATGCCGCCGCGAAAGATCAGACCGTCGACCGGCTGATCGAGCCCAACACCCTTGAACTGGGTAATCTGCGCCGCGCTGACCGCCACCTCGACCGCCTGAGCCGGCAGGCCGGCGAACAGGACAACGGCGAGCACGGCGAGGGGGCGGATCATCCGCGTCCGCGCCGGCGTGACTGGGCCGGCATTTCTTCGTCGAACAGGGCCGCCAACTCGTCGGTGAGCGCGCCGGCCAGTTCCTCAGCATCGAGCAGCGTCACAGCCCGCTTGTAGTAGCGGGTCACATCGTGGCCGATGCCGACGGCAACCAGCTGGATCGGCGAGCGCGTCTCGATATCCTCGATCACCTGGCGGAGATGGGCTTCGAGATAGTTGCCGGCATTGACGCTCTGGGTGGAGTCGTCCACTGGCGCGCCGTCCGAGATCACCATCAGAATGCGGCGAGCTTCCGGGCGGGCCATCAGGCGCTTGCGGGCCCATTCGAGCGCTTCGCCGTCGATATTTTCCTTGAGCAGGCCTTCGCGCATCATCAGGCCGAGATTGCGGCGGGCATGGCGCCACGGCTCGTCAGCGGCCTTGTAGATGATGTGGCGCACGTCGTTGACGCGGCCGGGATTGGCCGGGCGGCCGGCCTCGAGCCAGGCTTCACGCGACTTGCCGCCCTTCCAGGCGCGGGTGGTAAAGCCCAGGATTTCGACCTTGACGCCGCAACGCTCCAGCGTGCGGGCGAGGATGTCGCCGCAGATCGCCGCGATGGTGATCGGGCGGCCACGCATTGAGCCGGAATTGTCGATCAGCAGCGTCACGATGGTGTCGCGGAAATCGGTGTCGTTCTCGACCTTGAAGCTCAGCGCCTGCATCGGATCGGTGACCACGCGGGTGAGGCGCGCCGTATCGAGCAGGCCTTCCTCGAGGTCGAACTGCCAGCTGCGATTCTGCTTGGCCATCAGGCGCCGCTGCAGCTTGTTGGCGAGGCGGGCCACGGCGCCGGCCAGGTTTTCGAGCTGCTTGTCGAGCAAGGCGCGCAACTGGTCGAGTTCGTCGGGCGGGCAGAGTTCGGCTGCCTTGACGATCTCGTCGAATTTTTGCGTGAACACCTTGTACTGGAACTGGTTGGTCAGGCGCTCGCCACCATCCTTGGCGGGCGGCGGCATGGGCGCGTCTTCGCCGGCTTCAGCCTGCGCGTCGTCATCGGTATCGGCCATATCGGACTCGATGCCTTCGACGTCGCCGGTCTCTTCCGATTCGCCGGCCTGTTCGTCCTGCTCGGAGTCCTGGCTGTCGTTTTCGCCCTCGCCCTGCTCGGGGGCCTTGTCGGAGCTGTCGCCCTGCTCGGGCTCCTGCTCGTCGCCCTCTTCCTCGTCGGATGAGTCAGGATCGTCGAGCTCACTTTCGGGCACGAGGTTGAGATCGCGCAGCAGCATCTTGGCGGCCTTGGAGAACTCATCCTGGTTTTCGTAGCGGGTTAGCAACTTGTCGAGCGACTCGCCGCCCTTGTCCTCGATCTCCTTGCGCCACAGATCGACCAGCGCATGGCCCGATGGCGGCACCGGCACGCCGGCCAGTTTCTCGCGCAGCAGAAGGCCCAGGGCCTCGGCGATCGGGGCATCGTTGCGGTCATCGACCTCGGCGAAATTGGCACGGAACAGCCGGTCTTCCAGCATCTCGCCGATATTGCCAACCATGCCGGGCATGCGCACACAGCCCAGCGCCTCGACACGAGCCTGTTCGAGCGCATCGAAAGCCGAGCGGGCGACGGGGTCCATCGGCGAACGCTTGCGATGCGTTTCGGGATCGTGGCTGGCGAGGCGCATAGCCATGGCATCGCCCTGCCCGCGTGCAATGGCGATATCGCGCCGCGTCGGCAGCCGCGGCAGGTTGGCGAGGCGCGCCTTGTCGGAGGTCAGCAGCGGCCGGTCGGCAGTGAAGGTCACTTCGAGATCAGGCTTGGCGCCGATCGCGCGCACCGTCGCACCCATGGCGGATTTGAACACCTGGGTCTGGTCGGGCTTGTTGGCTTTGCTGCGCGGTGGTTGTGCCATGATCTATCGGTTCACTCTGTGACCGGGAAGGAAGGCCCCCTCACCCGGCCCTTTGGGCCGACCTCTCCCCCAAAGGGAGAGGTGAAGTTGCGGCGCATTCGGTGCCCTATACACCTCTCCTTTGGGGGAGAGGTCGCCGCGTAGCGGCGGTTGAGGGGGCCTTGCTCCTAAGCCGTCACAGCCAGGTTGGCCGACGATTCCGGCAGATCTTCGCCGAATACGCGCTGGTAGAACTCGGCAACCACGGGGCGTTCGAGTTCGTCGCATTTGTTGAGGAAGGTCAGACGGAAGGCAAAGCCGGTATCGCCACCGAAAATCTGGGTGTTTTCGGCCCAGGTGATGACAGTACGCGGCGACATGACGGTCGAGAGATCGCCATTGATGAAGGCCGAACGGGTAAGATCGGCCAGCCGCACCATATTGCCGATGAGCTTCTTGCCCTTTTCGGTCTCGGCATATGGCTTGTTCTTGGCCAGCACGATCCCGACTTCCTTGTCATGCGGCAGGTAGTTGAGCGTCGTCACGAGACTCCAGCGGTCCATCTGGCCCTGGTTGATCTGCTGGGTGCCGTGATAGAGGCCCGACGTATCGCCCAGACCGATGGTGTTGGTGGTCGAGAACAGCCGGAACGCCGGATGGGGCACGATCACGCGGTTCTGGTCGAGCAGGGTCAGACGACCGGCGACTTCGAGCACGCGCTGAATCACGAACATCACGTCCGGACGGCCGGCATCATATTCGTCGAACACGAGCGCGACATTGTTCTGCACGGCCCAGGGCAGGATGCCGTCGCGGAATTCGGTGATCTGCTTGCCGTCCTTGAGCACGATCGCGTCCTTGCCGACGAGATCGATGCGCGAGACGTGGCTGTCGAGGTTGACGCGGACCAGCGGCCAGTTAAGGCGCGCCGCGACCTGCTCGATATGGGTCGATTTGCCGGTACCATGATAGCCCTGCACCATGACGCGGCGGTTGAAGGCAAAGCCTGCAAGAATCGCGAGGGTGGTGTTGCGGTCGAACAGGTAATCGGGATCGACCGGCGGCACGTGGCTATTGGCTTCCTTGTAGCCCATCACCTTCATGTCCGTATCGATGCCGAACAGCTCGCGGGCCGAAAATTCGGTATCGGGCAGGTTGGTGTATTCAGTCATGGCAAAGCTCTTGGCGGGAAATTTCGGAAGGCGGGCGGGGCAGCAAAGTCGGGGGCTCTATAGCAGCATTGTGACGGAGGCGGTAGCCACCGGCACCGCATGCCTACTTCGCGACGAAGCCGGTTTTCTTGAGGTGGCTATAGGCCGCGATGATCGTCCGC contains:
- the cobS gene encoding cobaltochelatase subunit CobS; translated protein: MTEYTNLPDTEFSARELFGIDTDMKVMGYKEANSHVPPVDPDYLFDRNTTLAILAGFAFNRRVMVQGYHGTGKSTHIEQVAARLNWPLVRVNLDSHVSRIDLVGKDAIVLKDGKQITEFRDGILPWAVQNNVALVFDEYDAGRPDVMFVIQRVLEVAGRLTLLDQNRVIVPHPAFRLFSTTNTIGLGDTSGLYHGTQQINQGQMDRWSLVTTLNYLPHDKEVGIVLAKNKPYAETEKGKKLIGNMVRLADLTRSAFINGDLSTVMSPRTVITWAENTQIFGGDTGFAFRLTFLNKCDELERPVVAEFYQRVFGEDLPESSANLAVTA
- a CDS encoding CarD family transcriptional regulator, with the protein product MNMVAKKVQTRLGFKTGEYVVYPAHGVGVIVSIEEQEVAGLTLELFVISFEQDKLTLRVPVAKIKSVGMRKLAEEDMVTQALTTVTGRARVKRTMWSRRAQEYEAKINSGDLIAISEVVRDLYRSEEQPEQSYSERQLFEQAMDRMSREIGAVNRLTLTEAVQLIEKNLAKSPKRTKADAAEAEGDEEAAA
- a CDS encoding esterase-like activity of phytase family protein, with protein sequence MIRPLAVLAVVLFAGLPAQAVEVAVSAAQITQFKGVGLDQPVDGLIFRGGISMVAQDDTFGGLSGLATTGSTQQVSFVSDRGNFIAGQLAYDDAARLFGFIGVTIEPMQNSKGAPLPRQYAKDAESVDTVYRDGAPIAVRVAFEHLTRVADFTLTDGKPGGAAREVPIPDWLTDLRTNESLESLCIAPPASPIAGSTLLITEEDRDGDGNHQGWLLGQNDTGPMAYAASPVVNPTDCAFLPNGDLLVLERGVSMLTFTMALRRVPAADVRPGALMTGELLLSASGSSIDNMESLLVHTAPNGETRIVIGSDNNFNDWQRSLLLEFALPE
- the cobT gene encoding cobaltochelatase subunit CobT, which translates into the protein MAQPPRSKANKPDQTQVFKSAMGATVRAIGAKPDLEVTFTADRPLLTSDKARLANLPRLPTRRDIAIARGQGDAMAMRLASHDPETHRKRSPMDPVARSAFDALEQARVEALGCVRMPGMVGNIGEMLEDRLFRANFAEVDDRNDAPIAEALGLLLREKLAGVPVPPSGHALVDLWRKEIEDKGGESLDKLLTRYENQDEFSKAAKMLLRDLNLVPESELDDPDSSDEEEGDEQEPEQGDSSDKAPEQGEGENDSQDSEQDEQAGESEETGDVEGIESDMADTDDDAQAEAGEDAPMPPPAKDGGERLTNQFQYKVFTQKFDEIVKAAELCPPDELDQLRALLDKQLENLAGAVARLANKLQRRLMAKQNRSWQFDLEEGLLDTARLTRVVTDPMQALSFKVENDTDFRDTIVTLLIDNSGSMRGRPITIAAICGDILARTLERCGVKVEILGFTTRAWKGGKSREAWLEAGRPANPGRVNDVRHIIYKAADEPWRHARRNLGLMMREGLLKENIDGEALEWARKRLMARPEARRILMVISDGAPVDDSTQSVNAGNYLEAHLRQVIEDIETRSPIQLVAVGIGHDVTRYYKRAVTLLDAEELAGALTDELAALFDEEMPAQSRRRGRG